Sequence from the Pararhizobium gei genome:
CACAACAACGTTGCGGCTGGCTGCGCGCTCGACATCGACACCGTCATAGCCGACGCCGAAATTCGCAATGATTTCAAGATCAGGCAAAATATCGAAAAAAGCCGGCGCAAGTTTGCCCTGTACGGCAATGCCGCCGATTCCTGAAGCAATCTCGGGTGTGATCAGCGCCGGGTCGGATGAAACCGGAACCAGTTCGAAATGCTGCGGAAGACGGTCGAGAACGTGTTTGTTCATGTTTCCGGGCACGAGAATGCGGTGACGGCCTTGCGGCATTGCTTGCTCCTTGCGTGTTGCGTCAGTCGTTCGGGTTAGGTCGCAGCGGGCCGGTCGATTGGCGAATTCGCATTTCCGGCTTGATCAGGTGGATGCCGTCCGGCTCATGGCTGCCATTCAGCTTGTCGAGCAGCGCGCGGGCAGCGCTCCGGCCGACATCGGACTGACCGTTCCACACGGTGGTCAGCGCCGGAGTGGATAGGGAGGCTTCCTCAAGATCGTCGTAACCGGTAACCGACACGTCTCTGCCAGGGACAAGGCCGGCGCGGGCGATGCCGTTCATCATGCCGATGGCAACCAGGTCGTTCCAGCAGACGACTGCCGTCGGCTTTTGCGGCAGGGAAAGCAGATGCACCGCAGCCTCGAAGCCGCCTTGCATCGAACGCGGGCCGGGAATGCGCAGGTCGGGATCGACATCGATATTGGCTTTACGCAAGGCGTTGACATAGCCTTGGTGCCGGTCCCGCCCGGTGGACGTCTGATCGGTGCCGCCGACCATCGCGATAACCTTGTGGCCAAGACTGATCAGATGATTGGTGGCAAGCTGTATTCCGTAAGCATCATCGCCGCGGAAGATCGGGACATCAAGCCCTTCGATCGAGCGGGCGATCAGGATAGCCGGCATGCCGTTGTCCTCGGCCAGCAGAATATCTTCCGGGGGCGTGCCGATGGCCGGCGACATGATGACACCGTCACCGCCGAGTTGCAGAAGGGTCTCGATAAACGCCCTTTGCTTTTCGACGGAATCATAATGGTTGGAAAGGATGAAAGTCTGCCGGTCGCGATCGAGTTCGGCTTCGATCGCCTTGAGAATTTCACCGTAGAACGGGTTCATGATGTCGTGAACGACAACGCCGATGATCCCGGAGCGTGATGTGCGTAGACTGGCGGCGCGGCGATTGTAGATGTAGCCCAGCGCCCTCGCCTGCTCCTTGATCTTGTCGCGGGTCATGGCGGCGACCAGCGGACTGTCGCGCAGGGCCAGCGAAACCGTTGCCGTGGACACACCAAGTGTTTCAGCAATGGTCGAAAGCTTGATCTTTTGCGCCACGTTTCCCCCCTGACGACGATCGGCTGTATACCGCTTGTTTTTTAATTACGCTTTAAACTGTTTAAATTGGCAGGGCAACCGACAAGTCAAGGCCTGCTTCAATCACTCCTCAAGACCGGTTCCCTGCAGGTTCGCGTCCACGGCGCGCAAAAGCTTCATCAATGTCTTCATCTGCTTTTCAGTCAGTCCCCTCGTCGCCATTTCCTCGGAGGCTCTGCCCGCTTCGGCGATCAGTTGAAGCCGGTCCCGACCGGTTGCCGTCAGATAGACCTTCGTCAACCGCGCGTCGTCGTCATCGGCCCTGCGCTCGACAAAACCCTGGGCTTCCATCCGACCGATCGTCCGGGTCATGGTCGGCGCCTTGACGCCCAGTTTCGCCGCAAGCATTCCGGCAGTCAGACCGTCGTTTTCGGCCAGCGCCAGCATGACGCCGTCCTGACCGGCATAGAGGCCGCTTTCCAGAAGATTGCGGGACAGCACCGTGCGCATCGAACGCGCCGCCTGGACAAGGACGGAAGCAAGATCCGGCGCATCGGCGACAATGTCGTGATGCTTCTTCTTCAGCGCCTTGGCCTTCTTTTCGGCCTTGCTCTTCTTTCCCATCGGTCCTCCACCAAATTTCTTGCGCAGCCGCCGGTCCACTGTATGACTCGACACCATCACCGCCGCAAGTAGACCAGGGGACGAAAGACAACCATGGCACTCCCCGCACCGCATTGGAAAGACAATGTTTCCGGTCTTTCACCCGAAGCGCGCGCAGACTGGATCGCGGTTTTGCCGCTTGGCGCATACGAGCAGCACGGGCCGCATCTTCCCTTCGACACCGATACGCTGATTGCGCAAGGTTTGGTCGAAAGGATCATTTCCGACCTGCCACAGGATCTGCCGGCGACTTTCCTGCCGGTCGAGCCTATCGGTTATTCGATCGAGCACATGGATATCCAGGGCACCCGCACGCTCGGCTATGACGATGCGATTGGGCGCTGGATCGGGATTGCGGGTGAATTGCACCAACTTGGCATCCGCAAACTTGTCATGCTGAATGCCCATGGCGGCAATGCTCCGCTGATGACCATCGTTGCCACCGAGGCACGGGTAAGGTTCAATATGCTGGCGGTCGCGACCAGCTGGACGCGCTTCGGGCAGCCGGACGGCTGGATGACACCGCAAGACAAGGCGATCGACATTCATGGCGGCGATATCGAGACATCGGTGATGCTGGCACTTCACCCTGGAAAGGTCATGATGGCGAAAGCAGACCGGTTCGGCTCGCGGCAAAGCGAATTTTCTGCAAGATTCAAGCACCTGCGTGCTTACGGTCCACATGCCTTCGGCTGGAAGATGTCCGATCTCAACAAAACCGGCGTCGCCGGAAACGCCTTGGCGGCAACGGCAGAGCGCGGCGAGCAACTGATTGGCCATGCGGTTTCGGGCTTCATCGAGTTGCTGGAGGATGTGGCAAGCTTCGATCCTTCCGTCCTTTCAAACCGGTGAAAGTTTGAGCGCGGGATTTGCGCTGGCGTCTCCCATCTCCTATATCAGCAGCTACCGGCGCAAAACGCGCATCCAAAATTCAAGGTTTTCCCATGACCGAAGCAACGCCCGTCAAGCCCATTCCCGTCACCGTACTCACCGGCTATCTAGGTGCCGGCAAGACGACGCTTCTCAATCGGATTCTGTCGGAAAGTCACGGCAAGAAATATGCGGTCATCGTCAATGAATTTGGCGAGATCGGCATCGATAATGATCTGATCGTCGAGTCGGACGAGGAAATCTACGAGATGAACAATGGCTGCGTCTGCTGCACGGTGCGCGGCGACCTGATCCGTGTTGTGGAAGGCCTGATGCGCCGCCCCGGCCGGTTCGATGCGATCATCGTCGAGACCACGGGCCTTGCCGATCCGGTCCCCGTCGCGCAGACCTTTTTCATGGACGACGACGTGCGCGCCAAGACCGAGCTCGATGCAGTCGTTGCGCTCGTCGACGCAAAGCACCTGCCGCTGCGCCTGAAGGACAGCCGCGAGGCGGAAGACCAGATCGCCTTCGCTGACGTCGTGCTTCTCAACAAGACGGACCTCGTGACACCGGAGGAACTGGCAAAGGTCGAAGCGACGGTCCGCGTCATCAATCCCTATGCGCGCATCCACCGGACGCAGCGCTCGGAAATCGACCTGTCTCAGGTTCTGAACCAGGGCGCCTTCAACCTGGAGCGGGCGCTGGAAAACGATCCGCATTTCCTCGATCAGGACGATCATCATCACCATGATCACGCCTGCGGCCCCGACTGCAACCACGACCATGGGCACGACCATGCGCACGACCACCATGGTCACGATCACCACAATCATGATCACGACCATCATGACCATAGCCATCACGACCACGCTCCCTCCGCGATCCATGATGTCACGGTCCAGTCGGTATCGTTGCGCGGCGGCGAAATGAACCCGGACCGCTTTTTCCCCTGGATCCAGAAGATCACCCAGACGGAAGGCCCGAACATCCTGCGGCTGAAGGGCATCATCGCCTTCAAGGGCGATGCCGAGCGCTACGTCGTCCAGGGCGTGCACATGATCATCGAGGGAGATCACCAGCGGCCGTGGAAAGACGGCGAAAAGCATGAAAGCCGTCTCGTCTTCATCGGACGGGAGCTGGACAAGGAAAAGCTGGAGCGCACCTTCAAGGCCTGCGAGGCCGCGCCGGCAGAGGTCGCAGCCGAATAATGCCCACAGTTGCTCCTCTCGATCTTGAAGGCCACGTCGCAGGCGTGGCCTTTCTCGGCGACATCCCCGTGTTCGCCGAATCCTCCGGCTTGATCCATCGTCTCGACCACGGCCATAAAACCGTGGAGGCGCATGAGGGCCTTCTCGCCTGCATACGCGACGAGGCGAGCGACACGCTTTTGACCGGCGGCGAGGATGGCAGGGTGCTGCGCGTGCAGGCCGATGGCACGGTGACCGAACTCGCCAGCGTCCCGCGCAAATGGATTTCACAGGTTGCGGCGGGACCACAAGGCGCTGTCGGCTACGCCTATGGCAAGACGGCGCATGTGCGCCTTGCAGACGGCACGGTGAGGGACTTCGCCGAGGAACGCACCGTCGAAGGCATAGCCTTTGCCCCGAAAGGCATGCGCATCGCGCTTGCCCGCTACAATGGCGTGTCGATGCATTGGGTGGCCATGGCCGGCCAGCCGGTCGAGCTGGAATGGAAAGGCGCCCATACCGGCGTCACCTTCTCCCCCGATGGCCGTTTTGTCGTGACCACCATGCAGGAAAACGCCCTGCATGGCTGGAAGCTCGATACCAAACCAGGCGCCGAGACGCGGCACATGCGCATGACCGGCTATCCGGCCAAGGTCAAATCCGTGTCATGGTCTGCCAAGGGGAAATGGCTGGCCTCTTCCGGCGCGCCGGCCGCTATCGTCTGGCCCTTCCAGGCCAAGGACGGCCCGATGGGCAAGGCGCCGCTGGAACTCGGCACCCGCGCCAATATCATGGTGACGCAGGTCTGCTGTCACCCGGTCGAGGACATCGCCGCGATCGGCTATGCCGATGGCATGATCATGGTGGTGCGCTTTGCCGACAGCAAGGAAGTGCTGTTGCGCCGCCCCGGCAAGGGCGCGATTACCGCCATGGCCTGGAACAGGAACGGCCGCCAGCTGGCATTCGGCAGCGAAGCCGGCGATTGCGGCGTGGTCGATATTTCGGGGTGAACCAACTAAATCTGTGACGCAAATCAGCATCACAGCTTCGAAGGCCCCAAGAACCCTCCACCTGCGGCCGAACAAGGCAACAGTCTGTCAACCTTGTGAAAAGGGCCTGCTTGCAATGTCCTGCATGGAGTGGCAGGCGAGATGCATCATCACAAGATGCATCCCCGAAGCCTGAAATCAGGCTGCCCGGCGCAATTTCGGCACGGCGAGCTTTCGGCCGCTGGCAACCAGCATGCCAGCAGCATCTTCCAGCCAATCTTCTGTGAGTTCCAGCGCCAGGAACCGGTGGCGCTCGAAAGGACCCGGCATGACAAGATGCTGGGCCTTTGCGGCAAAGAAACCGAAACGCTCGTAGTAGGGTGCATCGCCGACCAGCAGGATGGCGCCATGGCCGCGGCTCTTCGCCTCGGCGATCGCGGCCCGCATCAGCGCGCCACCGATGCCCTTGCCCTCATGGGCAGCGTCCACGGCAAGCGGACCGAGCAACAGGGCATTCACTGCCAAGCCATCGCGGCCAACGCCGGCTTCGACATTCCACAGGCGCACCGTGGCAATCACATGCCCGTCCGGATCGCGGGCGACGAGCGCCAGCCCTTCGGCAGGCACGCGGTCGCGGCGCAAGGTCTCGGACGACTTGCGGCGGCGGTTCGGACCCATGGCACGGTCCAACAGGTTTTCGCGCGCGACGACGTCGCCCGGATTCTCTGTGTCGATGATGAAGGCATTCTGCGCCAGGAAAGCGCGGACAGAATCAAGAACAGCGGCCATGTCGGCCTCCCGTACCCAATACCGTGATAAGCGGCGATGAAAGATGATTGTGAATTTGGCTGCTCCGGCCGAAGCCGGAGCAAACCCTTAGATGACGTAGGACTTCAGCGGGTCGAAGCCGTTGAAGGCGACGGCCGAGTAGGTCGTCGTATAGGCGCCGGTGCCTTCGATCAGAACCTCGTCGCCGATCGTCAGGGACAGCGGCAGCGGATACATGTTCTTCTCGTACATCACGTCGGCCGAATCGCAGGTCGGGCCGGCGAGCACGCACGGTTCCATTTCGCCGGCGTCGTGCGCCGTGCGGATCGGGTAACGGATCGCCTCGTCCATGGTTTCGGCGAGACCGCCGAACTTGCCGATGTCGAGGAACACCCAGCGGTGGTTGTCGTTATCCGACTTCTTCGAAATCAGAACGACTTCAGCCTTGATGACGCCGGCATTGCCGACCATGCCGCGGCCCGGCTCGATGATGGTTTCCGGCAGGTTGTTGCCGAAGTGCTTGCGCAGCGCCGAAAAGATCGCCTTACCGTAGGCTTCCGCCGACGGCACGTCGCGCAGGTACTTGGTCGGAAAACCGCCGCCCATATTGACCATCTTGAGCTCGATGCCCTGCTTGGCCAACTGCACGAAGACGCGCTTGGCATCGGAAAGAGCCGAATCCCACGCATCGACCTTGGTCATCTGCGAACCGACGTGGAACGAGACGCCGTGCGATACGAGACCAAGCTGATGGGCATAGACGAGAACGTCCACGGCCATCTGCGGAACGCAGCCGAACTTGCGCGACAGGGGCCATTCGGCGCCTTCTCCATCGGTCAGGACACGGCAGAACACACGGGCGCCGGGAGCGGCACGGGAAATCTTCTCAACTTCCTCATGGCTATCGACGGCAAACAGCGAAACGCCGAGCGCATGCGCCTTGGCGATGTCGCGCTCCTTCTTGATGGTGTTGCCGTAAGAAATGCGCGAAGCGGTCGCGCCGGCGTCGAGCGCCATCTCGATTTCAGCCACGCCGGCGCAATCGAAGTTGGAGCCCATCGATGCGAGCAGACGCAGGATTTCCGGCGACGGATTTGCCTTGACGGCATAGTAGATCGAGCTGTCCGGCAGGGCATGACGGAAAGCCTTGAAATTGTCGCGCACGACATCGAGATCGACCACAAGGCATGGGCCTTCGGGACGTCGGGTGTTCAAAAAGTCGATGATGCGTGCAGTCGTCATGGTAGTCCCCAATCTGTTAGGCTCCGGAAACCGGAGGACAAAGGGCATATGCGAGCACGTGCTGGGACCAGCCGGTGGAGACCCCGGAACCAGACATGCGCATAATGCGCGGTTGTGTGAACAACGCTCCGCCAAGAGCTTCGTTCGGCTTTGTCTGCCATGGATTGGAGGGGGAACCCTACCGCACTTCAGGCAATGAAGGTGTGCCTCTTCAGTAACCCCCGCTGATGGAAAGCAGGGAGAGAACAAAAAGGCCCGCACCGTCGTTGCTTCAGATGTCCTCGCATCTTCCGGTTGGCCGGAGGAGCGACTGGAGGGGTTAATTCCAGGTACCTTACCGATTTCCTCACCAAATTCGAGGGTCGGCGGACACCCATGGGCACGTGCGACTTTGGGCTGAGGGGGAGATAAGAAAAAACCGTGTCGTAATCAAGGCCTTTTTTCTGTCAGAGCAGTTTTTTTGAATGGACAGGATCGGGCGAACCGTTCACATTTCCTGAACAGTCGCGTCAAGCGCCATCAACATGCACGGAACCCGTCTTTCATGGATACACTAACCCGCATTCGCGCCTTTATTGACGTGGTGGATGCAGAGGGCTTTTCCGCCGCTGCCCGAAAGATCGGGCGCTCCAAGGCGCTGCTGTCCAAATATGTGCGTGAACTGGAGGACGAACTCGGTGCCCTCCTCCTCAACCGCACCACACGGCAATTTTCGCTGACCGAGGCTGGACATGTCTATTATCGCACGGCCTCGGAAATCCTGAAGGAAATCGATAACCTCGCCGACCTCGTGCGCGCCGGCAATTCCGATCTCAAGGGGCGCTTGCGCATTTCGGCGCCGCGAACTTTCGTCGATGCGGAAATCGGGCAGTCGCTGATCGATTTCGGCAAAGCACATCCGGAATTGTCGCTCGAGATCATTTCCGACGACCGGTTTGTCGATCTCGTCGAGGAAGGCTTCGACGTGGCGATACGCATCACGAAACTCGAAGACTCAACGCTGATCGCCCGGAAGCTTGACGACTTCCAGGTACAGATTTGCGCCTCGCCGGATTTTCTGAAGAAAAGCGGACCTATCGACCATCCCTCGGAATTGTCGCGCCATGCCTGTATCATCGACACCAACGGCCGTTCCTACAGCAATTGGCGCTTCGTCGATCCTGACGGCACCAGCTTCAGCGTTCCCGTCGGCGGTCCGATCGAAATCAACAGCCCCCTTGCTGCGGTACGCGCTGCCGAATCGAGCATGGGCATTGCCGCAATCCCTGAATTCATCTCGCGACCGAAGATTGCGGCGGGCTTGCTCGTTCCGATCCTGCAAACCTATTTGCCCAAGGATCGAGGTATCTACGCAATCTATCCGCATCGGCGCTACCTGCCGACGAAGGTGCGCACGCTGGTCGATTTCCTGCATGACTGGTTTCGGAAAAACGCGACGGCGTAACGAATGTGCCGCAGGCAAAGTCCCAATTTCGTCCCATTTTGCAAACAATGCATAGGGCATCACCAGAAGGTGCGCGCGACGCGGACAGCGAAGAGATTGATGAACCCATGAAGCCATCCTCCCTTGTTCTTGTATCCGCGGTTTGTCTTGCTCCCTGCGCCGCCCTCGCGCATCCGCATATCTTTGCCGAAGCACGGCTGGAAATCGTGGCGGATGCCACCAATCAGATCACGGAATTGCGCAATGTCTGGCGATTCGACGAATTGTTCTCTTCCAGCGTCGTCATGGATTTCGACAAGAATTCCAACGCGCAGCTGGACGCCGACGAACTGCAGGAGGTCGGCCAGACGGTTCTCGATTCGCTTCAGGAGTATAATTATTACACGACCATCATGGACAACGGAAAATCGGTAAAGGTCACCAGGCCCGACGCGATCGCCGCCGACTACAAGGACGGGCAGCTACTGTTGATGTTCTCCGTCAAGCCGGCAGAGCCTGTTCCGCTGAAGGGCAGCATGTCCTTCGGCGTTTACGATCCGACAATGTACACAGCCATGGACTTCCCGACGGACGGGGATCTGGTCGCGGTTGGCGAGCAATTGAACGCCTGCGCGCACAAGGTCGTTCGGCCGGACCCAGACGAAGTCCTGGCGCAGAATCAGGCAAGCCTGACCGATGCGTTTTTCACCGACCCGACGGGAACAGACATGTCGAAGATGTTTGCGACGAGGATCGAGTTCCAATGCTGAGCACGCCGCATCGGGGACGTGTTTTCCTCACGGCGCTCGCGGTAACGGCCCTTTTCGCTGCTGCCGCCCACGCACAATCGCCGCTCGGGATCGGCACTGCGGAGCCATCCTTCCAGACGACGGGCATCTTCGGCGGCTTCTTCGCCTGGGTGAACATGGAGCAGCAACGCTTCTACCATACACTGACGACGGCGCTGAAGGGAATGCGCGAAAACCCTTGGCACCTCTGGTCGTTGATCGGCCTTTCCTTTGCCTATGGCGTCTTCCATGCCGCCGGCCCCGGCCACGGCAAAGCCGTGATCTCCTCCTACATGATCGCCAACGAGACCGAGCTAAAGCGCGGCGTCTTTCTCTCCTTCGTTTCGTCCTTGATGCAGGGCGCCGTTGCCATCCTTCTGGTCGGCGCCGCCTATCTCGTGCTGCGCGGATCGTCCATAACGATGACGCAGGCGACCCATTTTCTTGAAGTGACGAGCTACGCGCTGATCGCCGCTTTCGGCGGCTGGCTGCTGTTTCGCAAGATCAGAAGCTTACTGGAGACCCGGTCGTCCGTCACCGACAGCCATAGGCATCGGCACGATCTCTATTCAGGCCACGGCCATCATCATGAGGCCGGACACAGCCACGCGGCCGGCGACGTCTGCGCGACCTGCGGTCACGCCCATGCGCCCGATCCGTCCATGCTGAAAGGCGACCGCTTTGCCCTTCGCGAAGCCTGGTCTGCTATCGTCGCCGTCGGGCTGCGCCCCTGCTCCGGCGCGCTGATCGTCCTCAGTTTCGCGCTGTTGAACGGGCTGTTTCTCGGCGGCGTCCTGTCCGTCTTCGCCATGTCCATCGGCACCGCCATCACGGTGTCGGTCCTTGCGACGCTTGCCGTGACAGCCAAAGATTTCGCCGTCCGCTATGCCGGGAACGGTAACGCGGCAATGCGTATCACGAACGGGATCGAAATATCGGGCGCGGTGCTGGTTCTCGTGCTCGGCATCGTGTTGCTCGGCGCGGCTCTGCAGGGCTGAGAACGTCAAAGCCCCCTGCGCCGCTGGTAGCGGGCCCGCAGCCAAAATATCATGAAGAAAGCCAGCACGAAAGCGGCCCCGACCGCAGCCGCAAGCCAGGGCGAGATCTCGCCCAGGAACAGCATGATTGCCGGCAGCACGAAAAAGCCGGCGCCGACGACCAGCAGGATAATCGCCGCAGCGATAGCCGGCGACCGCTCTTTCTTCTCTGGAAGGCTCATGCCGTCTCCTCTTTCACCAAGGCCGCGCGAATATCATCGAGCCTGCGTTTCTGGCTGCCGTCTTCCGCAAAATTTTCCGGTGAAAGCCAGGACTCGAACGCTTCCCTCAGCAACGGCCACTCACCGTCGATCATCGAAAACCAGGCCGTATCGCGATTGGCGCGCTTTGAGAGCATATGCTGGCGGAAGACACCTTCAAAGGTAAAACCAAGGCGACGGGCCGCGGTTTTGCTCGGCTCGTTGCGGTTGTCGCATTTCCACTCGTAGCGGCGGTAACCCAGATCCTCGAAGGCGTGCTT
This genomic interval carries:
- a CDS encoding WD40 repeat domain-containing protein gives rise to the protein MPTVAPLDLEGHVAGVAFLGDIPVFAESSGLIHRLDHGHKTVEAHEGLLACIRDEASDTLLTGGEDGRVLRVQADGTVTELASVPRKWISQVAAGPQGAVGYAYGKTAHVRLADGTVRDFAEERTVEGIAFAPKGMRIALARYNGVSMHWVAMAGQPVELEWKGAHTGVTFSPDGRFVVTTMQENALHGWKLDTKPGAETRHMRMTGYPAKVKSVSWSAKGKWLASSGAPAAIVWPFQAKDGPMGKAPLELGTRANIMVTQVCCHPVEDIAAIGYADGMIMVVRFADSKEVLLRRPGKGAITAMAWNRNGRQLAFGSEAGDCGVVDISG
- a CDS encoding CobW family GTP-binding protein produces the protein MTEATPVKPIPVTVLTGYLGAGKTTLLNRILSESHGKKYAVIVNEFGEIGIDNDLIVESDEEIYEMNNGCVCCTVRGDLIRVVEGLMRRPGRFDAIIVETTGLADPVPVAQTFFMDDDVRAKTELDAVVALVDAKHLPLRLKDSREAEDQIAFADVVLLNKTDLVTPEELAKVEATVRVINPYARIHRTQRSEIDLSQVLNQGAFNLERALENDPHFLDQDDHHHHDHACGPDCNHDHGHDHAHDHHGHDHHNHDHDHHDHSHHDHAPSAIHDVTVQSVSLRGGEMNPDRFFPWIQKITQTEGPNILRLKGIIAFKGDAERYVVQGVHMIIEGDHQRPWKDGEKHESRLVFIGRELDKEKLERTFKACEAAPAEVAAE
- the odc2 gene encoding ornithine/lysine decarboxylase produces the protein MTTARIIDFLNTRRPEGPCLVVDLDVVRDNFKAFRHALPDSSIYYAVKANPSPEILRLLASMGSNFDCAGVAEIEMALDAGATASRISYGNTIKKERDIAKAHALGVSLFAVDSHEEVEKISRAAPGARVFCRVLTDGEGAEWPLSRKFGCVPQMAVDVLVYAHQLGLVSHGVSFHVGSQMTKVDAWDSALSDAKRVFVQLAKQGIELKMVNMGGGFPTKYLRDVPSAEAYGKAIFSALRKHFGNNLPETIIEPGRGMVGNAGVIKAEVVLISKKSDNDNHRWVFLDIGKFGGLAETMDEAIRYPIRTAHDAGEMEPCVLAGPTCDSADVMYEKNMYPLPLSLTIGDEVLIEGTGAYTTTYSAVAFNGFDPLKSYVI
- a CDS encoding LysR family transcriptional regulator, with translation MDTLTRIRAFIDVVDAEGFSAAARKIGRSKALLSKYVRELEDELGALLLNRTTRQFSLTEAGHVYYRTASEILKEIDNLADLVRAGNSDLKGRLRISAPRTFVDAEIGQSLIDFGKAHPELSLEIISDDRFVDLVEEGFDVAIRITKLEDSTLIARKLDDFQVQICASPDFLKKSGPIDHPSELSRHACIIDTNGRSYSNWRFVDPDGTSFSVPVGGPIEINSPLAAVRAAESSMGIAAIPEFISRPKIAAGLLVPILQTYLPKDRGIYAIYPHRRYLPTKVRTLVDFLHDWFRKNATA
- a CDS encoding nickel/cobalt transporter, whose protein sequence is MLSTPHRGRVFLTALAVTALFAAAAHAQSPLGIGTAEPSFQTTGIFGGFFAWVNMEQQRFYHTLTTALKGMRENPWHLWSLIGLSFAYGVFHAAGPGHGKAVISSYMIANETELKRGVFLSFVSSLMQGAVAILLVGAAYLVLRGSSITMTQATHFLEVTSYALIAAFGGWLLFRKIRSLLETRSSVTDSHRHRHDLYSGHGHHHEAGHSHAAGDVCATCGHAHAPDPSMLKGDRFALREAWSAIVAVGLRPCSGALIVLSFALLNGLFLGGVLSVFAMSIGTAITVSVLATLAVTAKDFAVRYAGNGNAAMRITNGIEISGAVLVLVLGIVLLGAALQG
- a CDS encoding MarR family winged helix-turn-helix transcriptional regulator — its product is MGKKSKAEKKAKALKKKHHDIVADAPDLASVLVQAARSMRTVLSRNLLESGLYAGQDGVMLALAENDGLTAGMLAAKLGVKAPTMTRTIGRMEAQGFVERRADDDDARLTKVYLTATGRDRLQLIAEAGRASEEMATRGLTEKQMKTLMKLLRAVDANLQGTGLEE
- a CDS encoding LacI family DNA-binding transcriptional regulator; translated protein: MAQKIKLSTIAETLGVSTATVSLALRDSPLVAAMTRDKIKEQARALGYIYNRRAASLRTSRSGIIGVVVHDIMNPFYGEILKAIEAELDRDRQTFILSNHYDSVEKQRAFIETLLQLGGDGVIMSPAIGTPPEDILLAEDNGMPAILIARSIEGLDVPIFRGDDAYGIQLATNHLISLGHKVIAMVGGTDQTSTGRDRHQGYVNALRKANIDVDPDLRIPGPRSMQGGFEAAVHLLSLPQKPTAVVCWNDLVAIGMMNGIARAGLVPGRDVSVTGYDDLEEASLSTPALTTVWNGQSDVGRSAARALLDKLNGSHEPDGIHLIKPEMRIRQSTGPLRPNPND
- a CDS encoding DUF1007 family protein, with the protein product MKPSSLVLVSAVCLAPCAALAHPHIFAEARLEIVADATNQITELRNVWRFDELFSSSVVMDFDKNSNAQLDADELQEVGQTVLDSLQEYNYYTTIMDNGKSVKVTRPDAIAADYKDGQLLLMFSVKPAEPVPLKGSMSFGVYDPTMYTAMDFPTDGDLVAVGEQLNACAHKVVRPDPDEVLAQNQASLTDAFFTDPTGTDMSKMFATRIEFQC
- a CDS encoding creatininase family protein, which codes for MALPAPHWKDNVSGLSPEARADWIAVLPLGAYEQHGPHLPFDTDTLIAQGLVERIISDLPQDLPATFLPVEPIGYSIEHMDIQGTRTLGYDDAIGRWIGIAGELHQLGIRKLVMLNAHGGNAPLMTIVATEARVRFNMLAVATSWTRFGQPDGWMTPQDKAIDIHGGDIETSVMLALHPGKVMMAKADRFGSRQSEFSARFKHLRAYGPHAFGWKMSDLNKTGVAGNALAATAERGEQLIGHAVSGFIELLEDVASFDPSVLSNR
- a CDS encoding GNAT family N-acetyltransferase, which produces MAAVLDSVRAFLAQNAFIIDTENPGDVVARENLLDRAMGPNRRRKSSETLRRDRVPAEGLALVARDPDGHVIATVRLWNVEAGVGRDGLAVNALLLGPLAVDAAHEGKGIGGALMRAAIAEAKSRGHGAILLVGDAPYYERFGFFAAKAQHLVMPGPFERHRFLALELTEDWLEDAAGMLVASGRKLAVPKLRRAA